Proteins encoded together in one Prosthecobacter debontii window:
- a CDS encoding L,D-transpeptidase, with product MILFLLAALVNPGFAQDTGPAADSHGVPTDLNTILQLQIFLDRHMFGPGKLDGAVGEFTYKAVVNYNFAHGNRDLYDWQPVLTAAAQEVPVVYAAFKIRTDLEKFVNPQLPEKPEDQVSHPYMAYRSWAELVAERFHTDETFLAKCNPNLKLTALKPGDVVMVPNVRSFRIEEVKAMQSFPKDATLSLNTIVVDTTERIAAVYDPGERLLAAFPITPGKPEFIPVGTWSVKTIMTTPSFRYDKQFLEEGVRGKEAYQLPPGPNSPVGIIWCGLSKSGIGLHGTALPRTIGRSRSAGCVRLANWDAIRLPQLVRPSSPVIVR from the coding sequence ATGATCCTTTTTCTCTTGGCCGCCCTGGTGAACCCCGGGTTTGCCCAAGACACCGGCCCTGCTGCCGATAGCCACGGCGTGCCGACCGACCTGAATACCATCCTGCAGCTTCAGATCTTCTTAGACCGTCACATGTTCGGCCCCGGGAAGCTGGATGGAGCGGTGGGAGAGTTCACCTACAAGGCGGTGGTGAACTACAACTTCGCCCACGGCAACCGGGACCTCTATGATTGGCAGCCAGTGCTGACGGCGGCGGCGCAGGAGGTGCCGGTGGTGTATGCCGCCTTTAAGATCAGGACCGATTTGGAGAAATTTGTGAATCCCCAACTCCCTGAAAAACCCGAGGATCAGGTGAGCCATCCCTACATGGCCTATCGCAGTTGGGCCGAGCTCGTCGCAGAGCGTTTCCACACGGACGAGACTTTCCTCGCGAAGTGCAACCCTAACCTCAAGCTCACCGCCCTGAAGCCCGGTGATGTGGTGATGGTGCCAAATGTGCGCTCCTTCCGGATCGAGGAAGTCAAAGCCATGCAGAGCTTTCCCAAGGACGCCACCTTGAGCCTCAATACCATCGTCGTGGATACCACCGAGCGCATCGCCGCCGTCTATGATCCTGGTGAGCGGCTGCTGGCGGCCTTTCCCATCACGCCCGGTAAACCGGAATTCATCCCCGTGGGCACCTGGAGTGTGAAGACCATCATGACCACCCCGAGCTTCCGTTATGACAAACAATTCCTCGAAGAAGGCGTGCGGGGCAAAGAAGCCTATCAACTGCCCCCCGGACCCAACAGCCCCGTGGGCATCATCTGGTGCGGCTTGAGCAAATCCGGCATCGGTCTGCACGGCACCGCGCTGCCGCGCACGATCGGCCGCAGCCGCAGTGCAGGGTGTGTGCGCTTGGCCAACTGGGATGCCATCCGCCTCCCTCAGTTGGTGCGGCCCAGTTCACCGGTTATTGTCCGGTGA
- a CDS encoding carboxylesterase family protein, whose amino-acid sequence MTRSFFALAVATLMTASSLPAADLTTQSYEGIVELKVGYRYLLSLPDGYEADSAKKWPLLVFLHGAGERGDDLELLKKHGPPKLIAAGKKFEAIVVCPQVPLKSIWNEHGVKGLVDEIIKTHRVDISRLYLTGISMGGFGTWNTALAYPDTFAAIAPICGGAGVGFVMAERIKDLPCWIFHGDADKAVPVDFSIKMHDALKKAGSSAKLTIYPGVGHDSWTQTYDNPELWEWMFAQKRAD is encoded by the coding sequence ATGACCCGCTCGTTTTTCGCCCTCGCCGTGGCTACCCTCATGACCGCCTCCAGCCTTCCTGCCGCAGACCTCACCACGCAGAGCTATGAAGGCATTGTTGAACTGAAGGTGGGTTACAGATACCTGCTCTCTCTGCCAGACGGCTATGAGGCCGATTCAGCGAAGAAATGGCCGCTGCTGGTCTTCCTCCACGGTGCCGGTGAGCGTGGGGATGATCTGGAACTGCTGAAGAAACACGGTCCACCAAAGCTGATCGCCGCCGGGAAGAAGTTCGAGGCCATCGTGGTCTGCCCGCAGGTGCCGCTGAAGAGCATCTGGAATGAACATGGGGTCAAAGGTCTGGTCGATGAGATCATCAAGACCCACCGCGTGGATATAAGCCGCCTCTACTTGACCGGCATCAGCATGGGTGGATTTGGCACCTGGAACACCGCTCTTGCGTATCCCGATACCTTTGCCGCCATCGCCCCCATCTGCGGTGGAGCCGGGGTCGGCTTCGTCATGGCGGAGCGGATCAAGGACCTGCCCTGCTGGATCTTCCACGGCGATGCGGATAAAGCGGTGCCGGTGGATTTCTCCATCAAGATGCATGACGCCCTCAAAAAAGCGGGCAGCTCCGCCAAGCTCACCATCTATCCCGGTGTCGGTCACGACTCCTGGACCCAGACCTATGACAACCCTGAGCTCTGGGAGTGGATGTTTGCGCAAAAGCGTGCGGATTAA
- a CDS encoding nuclear transport factor 2 family protein: protein MSPAEALTNYVDQLNTHAWEKIAPCVTDDAVFMFTENTFVGHAAAKAAFEKTFALIQDEHYSLHHIVWTAVTETMAACHYEFRWSGKIAGEEAAGGGRGTTILIQKQGHWLIAHEHLGPYPRQ, encoded by the coding sequence ATGAGTCCCGCCGAAGCCCTAACCAACTACGTTGATCAGCTCAACACGCACGCCTGGGAAAAGATCGCCCCATGCGTCACAGACGACGCCGTGTTCATGTTCACCGAGAACACGTTCGTGGGTCACGCAGCGGCCAAGGCGGCCTTTGAAAAGACCTTCGCTCTCATCCAGGACGAGCACTACAGCCTGCACCACATCGTCTGGACGGCCGTCACAGAAACGATGGCCGCCTGCCATTATGAATTCCGCTGGAGCGGGAAGATTGCGGGCGAAGAAGCCGCTGGAGGCGGGCGTGGCACGACCATCCTCATCCAGAAACAAGGCCATTGGTTGATTGCCCATGAGCATCTCGGCCCTTATCCTCGCCAATAA
- a CDS encoding 3-dehydroquinate synthase — protein sequence MTTPAMLEKKIRLEYAHRILFTRDVFAAANTTICDLLLLDHPHKVPRVLVFVDDHVASATPSLLNDIRTYARAHAEVMDLAGDPVVLPGGEPCKNDFSLVQHCWQAINDAGLDRHSYVFVIGGGAALDLVCFAAATAHRGIRHVRFPTTTLSQGDGGVGVKNGVNYFGKKNWVGSFAVPFAVVNDHAFLETLPERERRNGIIEAIKVSLIRDRAFFEEIEQMADALARLEQPALERVVQRSAELHVEHIATGGDPFELGSARPLDFGHWAAHKLEQITHFQVTHGEAVAIGMAVDLIYSVKKGILDAPTARRVVGLIEKIGFETFHPDLLAEGRTGEPTILEGLEEFREHLGGELTVTLVPKIGQKLEVHEMDRDLILAALEDLREHADVGSLADVEG from the coding sequence GTGACCACCCCCGCCATGTTGGAGAAGAAAATCAGGCTCGAATACGCTCATCGCATTCTTTTCACGCGCGATGTCTTCGCGGCTGCGAATACTACGATTTGTGACCTGCTTTTGCTGGATCATCCTCACAAAGTGCCCCGGGTGCTGGTCTTTGTGGATGACCACGTGGCCTCGGCCACTCCGAGCCTGCTCAACGACATCCGCACCTACGCCCGCGCTCACGCGGAGGTGATGGATCTGGCCGGTGATCCCGTGGTGCTACCCGGCGGTGAACCCTGCAAAAACGATTTCTCTCTCGTCCAGCACTGCTGGCAGGCGATCAACGATGCCGGGCTCGACCGCCATAGCTACGTCTTCGTCATCGGCGGCGGTGCCGCACTCGATCTCGTCTGCTTTGCCGCAGCCACCGCCCACCGCGGCATCCGCCACGTGCGCTTCCCCACCACCACCCTCAGTCAGGGCGATGGCGGAGTCGGCGTGAAAAACGGCGTCAATTACTTCGGCAAAAAGAACTGGGTGGGCAGCTTTGCCGTCCCCTTCGCCGTGGTGAACGACCACGCCTTTCTGGAAACTCTGCCGGAACGGGAACGCCGCAATGGCATTATCGAGGCCATCAAGGTCTCCCTCATCCGTGACCGCGCCTTTTTCGAAGAGATCGAGCAGATGGCCGATGCCCTCGCGCGTTTGGAACAGCCTGCACTTGAGCGCGTGGTCCAGCGCAGTGCTGAGTTGCATGTCGAGCACATCGCCACGGGTGGTGATCCCTTCGAGCTTGGCAGTGCACGCCCACTCGACTTTGGCCACTGGGCCGCGCATAAGCTGGAGCAGATCACCCACTTCCAAGTGACTCATGGAGAAGCGGTCGCCATCGGCATGGCCGTGGATCTGATCTACTCCGTGAAAAAAGGCATCCTCGATGCTCCGACCGCCCGCCGTGTCGTGGGCCTCATTGAAAAGATCGGCTTCGAGACCTTCCACCCCGATCTCCTCGCCGAAGGCCGCACGGGTGAACCCACCATCCTCGAAGGCCTGGAAGAATTCCGTGAGCATCTCGGCGGCGAGCTCACCGTCACGCTCGTGCCGAAGATCGGCCAAAAGCTCGAAGTCCACGAAATGGACCGCGACCTCATCCTCGCCGCCCTCGAAGATCTTCGCGAGCATGCCGACGTCGGCTCACTGGCCGATGTGGAAGGATGA
- a CDS encoding UbiA family prenyltransferase, whose translation MLRAWLELARISNLPTVWTNVTAAWLLAGGPWWDARLAWLLLAGSLLYTAGMILNDVADAGHDRLHKKERPIPTGRIPLASAWIVGGAMMVLGMILATGPGGANGRVTLALAAAILFYDLYHKPWPGAVWVMGACRVLLYAMAASAVTTWSDMISLSNDVLVAALALGAYIVGLTQVARMEAKGAVVKPWQVGFARTLLFAPAIVATGYWLSRANWKLISLLGDLTPLAPAVFILIFIGLVLHASRVMKRGGPAIGEAVGLLLAGIAIVDALAVMQVSLSLACMFVGIAPLLRLWQRWIAAT comes from the coding sequence ATGCTCCGTGCCTGGCTCGAACTCGCCCGAATCTCTAACCTCCCCACCGTCTGGACCAATGTCACGGCCGCTTGGCTGCTGGCGGGGGGGCCCTGGTGGGACGCACGGTTGGCCTGGCTGCTCCTCGCCGGTTCTCTGCTCTACACCGCCGGCATGATCCTCAATGATGTGGCCGATGCAGGGCACGACCGTCTGCATAAAAAAGAGCGCCCCATCCCCACCGGCCGCATCCCCCTCGCGAGCGCCTGGATCGTCGGTGGAGCCATGATGGTGCTGGGTATGATCCTCGCCACAGGTCCCGGCGGAGCCAATGGCCGGGTCACCCTGGCCCTCGCGGCAGCGATCCTGTTTTACGACCTCTATCATAAGCCCTGGCCGGGAGCGGTGTGGGTGATGGGTGCCTGCCGGGTGTTGCTCTATGCCATGGCCGCCTCAGCCGTCACCACCTGGAGCGACATGATTTCACTCTCGAATGACGTCTTGGTCGCTGCCCTGGCTCTCGGGGCTTACATCGTCGGTTTGACCCAAGTGGCGCGTATGGAGGCCAAGGGAGCCGTCGTCAAACCCTGGCAAGTGGGGTTTGCCCGCACCCTGCTATTTGCCCCCGCCATCGTCGCCACGGGGTATTGGTTGTCGCGAGCGAACTGGAAACTCATTTCCCTACTGGGGGATCTCACTCCCCTGGCCCCTGCCGTTTTCATCCTCATCTTCATCGGCCTCGTGCTGCACGCCAGCCGGGTGATGAAACGCGGCGGCCCAGCCATTGGCGAGGCAGTCGGACTGCTGCTAGCAGGCATCGCTATCGTTGATGCCCTAGCCGTCATGCAGGTTTCTCTGAGCCTAGCTTGCATGTTTGTCGGAATCGCGCCGCTCCTACGACTGTGGCAGCGTTGGATTGCAGCCACTTAG
- a CDS encoding tetratricopeptide repeat protein — MRRPFFLTLLLLPAFLVAQTSAPKPKQPAAVLDPISPSPAPTTTGEPALPEQPGFPVDVNNYENPLLLFQGEKRDLPMADEENLELLPPVSPYLPGEELPQGNPEKPLTPQELELRALGMKVAASVVSLRVWDEFGNQLSAGVGCFVTADGIILTDTGLLHPEIAEKVDYMTVTGADGTNHKISGFYVADLVTGVTLLQSEAKTSTPLELAPDTNFTEERPCHVLAVSEKRGLVLADAKVQMDSALTGLGWLNLRGTDSPGAVGSPVLSQNGRVMAIVGMKVPLQSWMNFALPCDAAAFELRKKRAPLQPLSKLPQSPKLREVANDPEFVAAFATLQQKRVESAMRKLVQLTRKYPRSAECWALLGLSATYLGASPEALNCQRKAVALDPKAGLYWHQLAFAKMRENAGGLPDTSEDREALQLAVEQRPNDQLAWLLLASREVRDGNLGAADDALRRVTLLAPDYAQAHYLQAYVRGRLKDYEGAQAAISQSLKLNAGYSEAWYYQGLLFDKKENYDEAAKAYRNTVRLRPTHPHAWMNLAHTYKKQGKQTEAREAILQHQKVLKAGKN; from the coding sequence ATGCGCCGTCCGTTTTTCCTCACCCTCCTTCTGCTGCCAGCTTTTCTCGTGGCACAGACTTCAGCTCCCAAGCCCAAACAGCCTGCGGCGGTGCTGGATCCCATCTCTCCATCCCCTGCTCCGACTACCACTGGCGAACCTGCCCTGCCTGAGCAGCCCGGCTTCCCAGTGGACGTGAACAACTATGAAAACCCGCTCCTGCTCTTCCAGGGGGAGAAAAGGGATCTGCCCATGGCGGACGAAGAGAACCTGGAACTGCTGCCCCCCGTTTCACCCTATCTGCCAGGTGAAGAACTGCCTCAAGGCAATCCCGAAAAACCGCTGACTCCCCAGGAGCTGGAGCTCCGCGCCCTCGGGATGAAGGTGGCGGCCTCCGTCGTCAGCTTGCGAGTGTGGGACGAGTTCGGCAATCAACTCAGTGCTGGCGTGGGCTGTTTCGTCACCGCGGACGGCATCATCCTCACCGACACCGGTTTGTTACATCCTGAGATCGCCGAAAAGGTGGACTACATGACCGTAACCGGCGCGGATGGCACGAACCACAAGATCAGTGGCTTCTATGTGGCCGATCTGGTGACAGGAGTGACCCTGCTGCAGAGCGAAGCCAAAACCAGCACACCGCTTGAGCTCGCTCCTGACACTAACTTCACCGAGGAACGCCCCTGCCATGTGCTGGCTGTTTCTGAGAAACGCGGCCTCGTGTTGGCCGATGCCAAAGTGCAGATGGATAGCGCCCTGACCGGCCTGGGTTGGTTGAACCTTCGTGGCACCGATTCCCCTGGGGCCGTGGGATCTCCCGTGTTGTCTCAAAATGGACGCGTCATGGCCATCGTCGGCATGAAGGTGCCGCTCCAGAGCTGGATGAACTTTGCCCTGCCCTGTGATGCCGCCGCTTTTGAATTGCGTAAAAAACGCGCCCCGCTTCAGCCGCTGTCCAAACTTCCCCAGAGCCCCAAACTGCGTGAAGTGGCCAACGATCCTGAATTCGTCGCCGCCTTTGCCACCCTTCAGCAAAAGCGTGTGGAGTCTGCCATGCGCAAGCTCGTGCAGCTCACGCGCAAGTATCCCCGTAGTGCTGAGTGCTGGGCACTGCTAGGACTGAGTGCCACCTACCTGGGGGCCTCCCCTGAGGCCTTGAATTGCCAGCGCAAAGCTGTGGCTCTGGACCCGAAAGCTGGCCTCTACTGGCATCAACTTGCCTTTGCCAAAATGCGCGAAAACGCCGGCGGCCTGCCCGATACCTCCGAAGACCGCGAGGCCCTTCAGTTAGCCGTCGAGCAGCGCCCAAACGATCAACTCGCCTGGCTGCTGCTGGCGAGTCGGGAAGTGCGGGATGGCAATCTCGGTGCCGCCGATGATGCCCTGCGCCGTGTTACCCTACTGGCACCAGATTATGCTCAGGCTCACTATCTCCAGGCGTATGTGCGCGGTCGCTTGAAGGATTATGAAGGTGCCCAAGCCGCCATTTCCCAAAGCCTCAAGCTGAATGCCGGTTACTCCGAGGCTTGGTATTACCAGGGACTCTTGTTCGACAAAAAGGAGAACTACGATGAAGCGGCCAAGGCCTACCGAAACACGGTGCGCCTCCGCCCCACGCATCCGCATGCCTGGATGAATCTCGCCCACACTTACAAAAAACAGGGCAAGCAGACCGAAGCCCGCGAGGCCATCCTACAGCATCAAAAGGTGCTGAAGGCAGGTAAAAACTAA
- a CDS encoding outer membrane protein gives MRPLALFLVSLCALTASAAELELKSLGGGEGIAQKRKYGPYVGVSVGESISQDGNVKIGDRKFGLDDSDGAAIFSIEVGKSWKMKKVPLMMSVDVEGTFMSTQLSGKSKDATQPTGGSRLATDTVAYNADMNSLFFNLNGTFALDLYRYRARIGKFAAGFRPYIGAGLGGGQVWYRNATAKSRAQYNGTGTDAASSTPFSVDEFINSWNWYAGLEWTWKDQYSVFFEYRDFHYGDLEELTNFASDGYLVGFRYRY, from the coding sequence ATGCGCCCCCTTGCCTTGTTTCTCGTTTCATTGTGTGCCCTCACCGCGTCTGCGGCTGAGCTGGAGTTGAAGTCCCTTGGCGGTGGCGAAGGCATCGCTCAAAAACGCAAGTATGGCCCGTATGTCGGTGTGTCTGTCGGTGAGTCCATCAGCCAAGACGGCAATGTCAAAATCGGTGACCGCAAATTCGGCCTCGATGACAGTGACGGTGCCGCCATCTTCAGCATCGAAGTGGGTAAAAGCTGGAAGATGAAGAAAGTGCCTCTCATGATGTCTGTCGATGTGGAGGGCACGTTCATGTCCACCCAATTAAGCGGCAAATCCAAGGATGCTACTCAACCTACCGGTGGCAGCCGCTTGGCAACCGACACGGTGGCCTACAATGCCGACATGAACTCGTTGTTCTTCAACCTGAACGGCACCTTCGCTCTGGATCTCTATCGTTACCGTGCACGCATCGGTAAGTTTGCCGCCGGTTTCCGTCCTTACATCGGTGCGGGTCTGGGTGGTGGACAGGTCTGGTATCGCAATGCGACGGCGAAATCCCGTGCTCAATACAATGGCACAGGCACCGATGCCGCCAGCAGCACACCCTTCAGTGTGGATGAATTCATCAATAGCTGGAACTGGTATGCCGGTCTCGAATGGACCTGGAAAGATCAGTATTCCGTGTTCTTCGAATACCGTGACTTCCACTATGGCGATCTGGAAGAGCTGACCAACTTTGCTTCAGACGGTTATCTGGTGGGCTTCCGTTACCGCTATTGA
- the bamD gene encoding outer membrane protein assembly factor BamD, translated as MFVTSPSFSFLRSPVIAGLLCFVLLSFCLEKTQAADDSETVRRLYQKAQRLVAEGDSEEALDRFLTLAQKYPQSEWAPASLWEVYRISVHLGDDESAFEALNRLIIGQPGHFEKAHAAQLQLVKRLLGGGKETRRSLEPVRKSQTTSPEIIQEMLKTIIKNGPQSEVGIQAHYYLGIALEKNGEFKEAIAMHEDFAETYPQHELADDAGYQVGYIAYKQWKTMRSTGPHQRENAAIYLAWFIAKFPESDKVAQARSCLSEVRSSELRELMSLARFYESRGNEKAAAIYHEQIASRFPEAVITDKDLREKVMKSAQTNPAVEPDVVGPVR; from the coding sequence ATGTTCGTGACGTCTCCGTCTTTTTCTTTTCTTCGCAGCCCTGTCATCGCAGGGCTGCTTTGCTTTGTTCTGCTCAGCTTCTGTCTTGAAAAGACCCAGGCGGCGGATGATTCAGAAACCGTTCGCCGACTTTATCAAAAAGCTCAGCGGCTGGTGGCAGAGGGGGACTCGGAGGAAGCTCTGGACCGGTTTCTTACGCTTGCGCAAAAGTATCCTCAATCCGAGTGGGCGCCTGCTTCGCTGTGGGAAGTGTATCGCATCAGTGTCCACTTAGGAGATGATGAATCGGCTTTTGAAGCTTTAAATCGTTTGATCATCGGGCAGCCTGGTCACTTTGAAAAAGCCCATGCGGCTCAGCTTCAATTGGTGAAGCGATTGTTAGGCGGTGGTAAAGAAACTCGGCGGTCTTTAGAGCCCGTGCGCAAGTCTCAAACGACTTCACCGGAGATCATCCAGGAGATGCTGAAGACCATCATCAAGAATGGCCCGCAGAGCGAAGTGGGAATCCAGGCGCATTATTACCTGGGCATCGCATTGGAGAAGAATGGCGAGTTTAAAGAAGCCATCGCCATGCACGAGGACTTTGCTGAGACGTATCCCCAGCATGAACTCGCAGACGATGCGGGCTATCAGGTCGGTTATATCGCCTACAAGCAATGGAAAACCATGCGTAGCACCGGCCCGCATCAGCGTGAAAACGCCGCCATTTATCTGGCATGGTTCATCGCTAAGTTTCCAGAAAGTGACAAGGTCGCTCAAGCGCGTTCCTGCCTCTCAGAGGTCCGCTCCTCAGAATTGCGCGAGTTGATGAGTCTCGCTCGCTTTTATGAATCTCGAGGCAATGAAAAAGCGGCTGCCATCTATCATGAACAGATCGCTTCTCGTTTCCCTGAGGCGGTGATTACCGATAAAGACCTGCGTGAGAAGGTGATGAAATCGGCGCAAACCAACCCGGCGGTTGAACCCGATGTGGTCGGACCTGTGCGCTGA
- a CDS encoding Rieske (2Fe-2S) protein, which translates to MQRRTWLQGWMLGTVQALTGFAWSRLLVSEVQAVQTGPGALYLQVADYPTLQQNGGSIIVDLGEIVPPLIVTRAEANAFYALDSKCTHAGCIVGGYSAAQGFIQCPCHGSRYDIQGRVIRGPADQNLTSYAVFLDPSGELKILHPSLTLNAKPAQLLRRSPTSLRLRLTFRATASRRYRLHYLSAPGATSIQVPFAVQEHSSSTQQEFIATSDGLRHLYVDSSAKRGFFQVMEVE; encoded by the coding sequence ATGCAACGTCGCACATGGCTGCAAGGCTGGATGTTAGGCACCGTCCAAGCTCTGACGGGTTTCGCTTGGTCACGACTTTTGGTTTCTGAAGTGCAAGCTGTCCAGACGGGGCCGGGAGCACTTTACTTACAGGTGGCGGATTATCCTACACTCCAGCAAAACGGTGGCTCGATCATCGTGGATCTCGGGGAGATAGTCCCTCCCTTGATCGTGACTCGGGCTGAAGCTAATGCGTTTTATGCTCTAGATTCGAAGTGCACGCATGCGGGCTGCATCGTTGGCGGTTATTCGGCGGCTCAAGGCTTCATCCAGTGTCCTTGTCACGGTTCTCGTTATGACATCCAGGGGCGGGTGATCCGAGGGCCGGCGGATCAGAATTTGACCTCGTATGCCGTATTTTTAGACCCGAGTGGCGAGTTGAAAATTTTACATCCGAGCCTCACTCTGAATGCCAAGCCTGCACAACTGCTGCGGCGCAGTCCCACCTCGCTGCGGCTAAGACTGACTTTCCGTGCCACAGCATCGCGGCGCTATCGACTCCATTACCTGAGCGCACCGGGTGCGACTTCAATCCAAGTGCCCTTTGCCGTTCAGGAACATTCTAGCTCAACTCAGCAGGAGTTCATCGCAACCAGTGACGGGTTACGCCATCTCTATGTCGATTCCTCGGCGAAACGAGGTTTCTTCCAAGTGATGGAAGTGGAGTGA